From a single Calonectris borealis chromosome 19, bCalBor7.hap1.2, whole genome shotgun sequence genomic region:
- the RAD51D gene encoding DNA repair protein RAD51 homolog 4, with the protein MVVLRAGLCPGLTEEMIQLLRAIGIRTVVDFVSSDLEDVAQKCSLSYKALVAVRRVLLAQFSAFPANGADLYEELKSSTAILPTGSPSLDQLLDSGLYTGEVTELMGAPGSGKTQVCLGIAASVSLGLKQHVVFLDSTGGFTASRVYQMLRARAEDEEEQLEALQRIQVVRVFDIYEMLSALQELRDRLSQQVVSSMGPLKIVVIDSVSAVIYPLLGGKQSEGLAIMMQLARELKTLAREFSLAVVVTNQVTRDSSTGPLKPALGRSWSFVPSTRVLLERKEATWEKATTQRVASLAKSLRQPTGIQVELDTGNGDVQEPSPAAPTQGL; encoded by the exons ATGGTGGTCCTGCGGGCTGGGCTCTGCCCTGGTCTCACTGAAGAGATGATCCAGCTTCTCAGGGCGATCGGCATCAGGACGG TGGTGGACTTTGTGTCATCCGACCTGGAGGATGTTGCCCAGAAGTGTTCCCTGTCTTACAAG GCGCTCGTTGCAGTGAGACGCGTGCTCCTGGCCCAGttctctgccttccctgccaATGGAGCAGACCTTTACGAGGAGCTCAAGAGCTCCACGGCCATCCTGCCCACTGGGAGCCCAAG CCTGGACCAGCTGCTGGACTCCGGGCTGTACACGGGGGAAGTGACGGAGCTCATGGGAGCACCGGGCAGTGGGAAGACACAG GTGTGCCTGGGCATTGCGGCCAGCGTGTCTCTCGGCCTCAAGCAGCACGTCGTGTTTCTCGACTCCACGGGGGGGTTCACCGCCTCCCGTGTCTACCAGATGCTTCGAGCCCGGGCAGAGGACGAGGAAGAGCAG ctggaggctcTGCAGCGGATCCAGGTGGTCCGTGTGTTCGACATCTATGAAATGCTGAGCGCCTTGCAGGAGCTGCGGGATCGCCTCTCCCAGCAG GTCGTGAGCTCCATGGGACCTCTCAAGATCGTGGTGATCGACTCTGTCTCGGCTGTGATTTACCCGCTGCTGGGCGGCAAGCAGTCGGAGG gTTTGGCCATCATGATGCAGCTAGCCAGGGAGCTGAAGACACTGGCCAGGGAGTTCAGCCTTGCCGTTGTG GTGACTAACCAGGTGACAAGGGACAGCAGCACCGGTCCACTGAAGCCAGCCCTTGGTCGCTCCTGGAGTTTTGTGCCCAGCACCCGGGTGCTATTGGAGAGGAAAGAAGCCACCTGGGAGAAAGCCACCACGCAGCGCGTCGCTTCCTTGGCAAAGTCACTCCGGCAG CCGACGGGGATACAAGTGGAGCTGGATACTGGAAATGGTGATGTGCAGGAGCCgagcccagcagcacccacacAGGGACTCTGA
- the UNC45B gene encoding protein unc-45 homolog B → MEDPIQLKEEGNKYFQASDYEKAVQSYTQAIKLNKDKALQAVLYRNRAACFLKKEEYAKAASDASRAIDINSSDIKALYRRSQALEKLGKLDQAFKDAQKCATIEPRNKNFQETLRRLGANIQEKLHIQFSTDLRVQKMFEILLDENSEKEKREKAANNLIVLGREEAGAERIFQNNGVSLLLQLIETKNAELILAAVRTLSGMCTGHKARATAILHYLGIDNICMWMSVDNEEISLAVCNLLQTITDCLLGQGKEEHHGKEEAVVLDTKKDLKVITMRLLDMLVSKKVSGQGRDRALNLLNKNIPRKDLKDHDNSRTIFVIDNGLKKILKVVGQIPEMPDCLPLTENTQLTASVLLNKLYDDLRCDPERDNYRVICEEYIKSKIDPQDMDKTLNAIQMVSGVLQGPFDLGNKLLGMKGVMEMMVALCGSEREIDQLVAVEALIHASTKLSRATFIISNGVTLLKEIYKKTKNEKIKIRALVGLCKLGSAGGTDYGLRQFAEGSTEKLAKQCRKWLCNTSIDARTRKWAVEGLAYLTLDADVKDDFVEDEPALQAMFELAKTSDKTILYSVASALVNCTNSYDTKELVPELVQLAKFSKQHVPEEHPKDKKDFVVKRVKRLLKAGVVSALACMVKADSVILTDQSKELVARVFLALCEDPKDRGTIVAQGGGKALIPLAVEGTEVGKIKASHALAKIAAISNPDMAFPGERVYEVVRPLVSLLNTERDGLQNYEALLGLTNFSGRSDKLRMKIVKERALPDIENYMFENHDQLRQAATECMCNLVVNKEVQERFVADGNDRLKLVVLLCGEDDEKVQVAAAGALAMLTAAQKKLCSKMTEVTTQWLEILQRLCLHDNVEVQHRGLVIAFNLIGADKELAKKLVETEFLEILTYIGKQEDDPKKQHIINVARDCLARCMDYGLIKPLSQA, encoded by the exons ATGGAGGATCCCATCCAGCTGAAAGAGGAGggcaataaatattttcaggCCAGCGACTACGAGAAAGCTGTGCAAAGCTACACTCAAGCCATAAAGCTCAACAAGGACAAGGCGCTGCAGGCGGTGCTGTACAGGAACAGGGCAGCGTGTTTCCTCAAAAAG GAGGAATATGCCAAAGCAGCCTCGGATGCATCTAGAG CTATTGACATCAATTCCTCGGATATCAAAGCCTTGTACCGGCGCAGCCAAGCTCTGGAAAAATTGGGGAAATTGGACCAAGCATTCAAAGATGCTCAGAAATGCGCCACCATCGAACCCCGCAACAAAAACTTCCAGGAGACCCTGAGACGACTGGGGGCCAACATCCAGGAGAAG CTGCACATTCAGTTCTCCACGGACTTGAGGGTGCAGAAGATGTTTGAAATCCTGCTGGATGAGAACAGTGAGAAAGAAAAGCGAGAAAAG GCTGCAAACAACCTCATAGTCCTGGGGCGGGAAGAAGCGGGTGCCGAGAGGATTTTCCAGAACAACGGGGTCagcttgctgctgcagctgatAGAAACCAAAAATGCTGAGCTGATCCTGGCAGCCGTGAGGACGCTTTCGGGCATGTGCACGGGACATAAGGCTCGG GCCACCGCCATTCTCCATTACCTGGGCATTGACAACATTTGTATGTGGATGTCGGTAGACAATGAAGAAATCTCCCTGGCTGTCTGCAACCTCCTGCAGACCATCACGGACTGCTTGCTGGgccaggggaaggaggagcaTCACGGGAAGGAGGAGGCTGTAGTGCTAG ACACTAAAAAAGATTTGAAGGTGATCACAATGCGTTTGCTGGATATGCTGGTCAGTAAGAAAGTATCTGGGCAAGGGCGAGACCGAGCTCTCAACCTCCTCAACAAGAATATACCGAGGAAGGACCTGAAAGACCATGACAACAGCAGGACCATCTTTGTCATCGACAACG GCTTAAAAAAGATACTGAAAGTGGTGGGCCAGATTCCCGAGATGCCTGACTGCCTGCCGCTGACAGAGAACACCCAGCTGACTGCCTCCGTCCTCCTAAATAAACTCTACGATGACCTGCGCTGCGACCCGGAGCGTGACAACTACCGGGTGATCTGCGAGGAGTACATCAA GAGCAAAATCGACCCACAGGACATGGATAAGACACTCAATGCCATCCAGATGGTGTCTGGAGTTCTGCAAGGGCCCTTTGACTTAGGCAACAAGCTGCTTGGCATGAAGGGAGTCATGGAGATGATGGTTGCCCTGTGTGGGTCCGAGAGGGAGATTGACCAGCTGGTGGCTGTGGAAGCCCTCATCCATGCCTCCACCAAGCTGAGCCGGGCCACCTTCATCATCTCCAATGGGGTGACACTCCTGAAGGAGATCTACAAGAAGACCAAGAATGAAAAGATCAAAATCCGAGCCCTGGTG GGTCTCTGCAAGCTGGGCTCAGCAGGAGGTACAGATTATGGCCTGAGGCAGTTTGCCGAGGGGTCCACTGAGAAGTTAGCCAAGCAGTGCCGAAA atGGTTGTGTAACACCAGCATTGATGCCCGCACTAGGAAATGGGCTGTGGAAGGGCTGGCATATCTAACCCTCGATGCAGATGTGAAAGATGACTTTGTTGAAGATGAGCCAGCCCTGCAAGCTATGTTTGAATTAGCCAAG aCAAGTGACAAGACTATCTTGTATTCTGTGGCTTCTGCGCTGGTGAACTGTACCAACAGCTATGATACCAAGGAGCTGGTCCCAGAGCTGGTGCAACTGGCAAAATTCTCCAAGCAGCATGTGCCTGAGGAGCATCCAAAG GACAAGAAGGATTTTGTGGTGAAGCGGGTGAAGCGGTTGCTGAAAGCTGGCGTTGTCTCTGCCTTGGCCTGCATGGTGAAGGCGGACAGTGTCATACTGACGGACCAGAGCAAGGAGCTCGTTGCCAG GGTGTTTCTTGCCTTGTGTGAAGACCCCAAGGACCGCGGGACCATTGTCGCTCAAGGCGGTGGAAAG GCCCTGATACCTCTGGCTGTGGAAGGCACAGAAGTTGGCAAGATAAAGGCTTCTCATGCTCTGGCAAAAATTGCTGCTATATCCAATCCAGACATGGCATTCCCAGGGGAGAGg GTGTACGAGGTGGTGAGGCCCCTCGTCAGCCTGCTGAACACAGAGAGAGATGGCCTCCAGAATTACGAGGCTCTGTTAGGTCTCACTAACTTTTCAGGAAGAAGTGATAAACTTAG GATGAAGATAGTCAAAGAGAGGGCCCTGCCTGATATAGAAAACTATATGTTTGAGAATCACGACCAACTTCGACAGGCAGCCACAGAGTGCATGTGCAACCTGGTGGTCAACAAGGAG gttcagGAGCGGTTTGTGGCTGATGGAAATGACCGGCTGAAGTTGGTGGTGTTGCTGTGTGGTGAGGATGATGAGAAAGTCCAGGTTGCAGCGGCAGGAGCCCTGGCCATGCTTACAGCAGCACAAAAGAAACTCTGCTCTAAGATGACTGAAGTG ACCACCCAGTGGCTTGAAATCCTGCAGAGGCTCTGCTTGCATGATAACGTGGAAGTGCAGCACCGAGGACTGGTCATCGCTTTCAACTTAATCGGTGCTGACAAAGAGCTAGCGAAGAAGCTGGTGGAGACAGAGTTCCTAGAGATTCTGACATACATTGGCAAGCAAGAAGATGACCCCAAGAAGCAACACATCATTAATGTAGCACGTGATTGCCTTGCAAGATGCATGGATTATGGGCTGATCAAACCTCTCTCTCAGGCATGA